In Ascaphus truei isolate aAscTru1 chromosome 2, aAscTru1.hap1, whole genome shotgun sequence, the genomic stretch ggtttcagataaaggatttcTATACATGTCTATCGAGACACGTCATTTATTTAAGTGCCCCTGTGGCCTTGGGTATGTGGGGGAGACTACACAGTTGGTGAAGGATAGGATTAGACAACACAAGGCTGCCATCCAGAGATGTGATCCAGAAGCAACTGTGGCCCATCACTACACACTAGCTGGGCATAATGCTAGCCAGCTAAGGTACCAGGTCATTGATGGTATGAGGACAAGTCACCATGGTGGAGTTATTTATAAAGGCTGTTTTTCCAGAAGGAATCCAGATGGATCAGACTCCTAGAAACCATGGCCCCAAGGGGAATGAACAAAGAACTGGACACGAGTTATTATTTTTAATGTATGCTGTTTTATTTGGTTTCTTTGGTGCAATAGTCTATGTGCAGCACCGTTACCCGGCAACCTCAAAGATTGGCCTCAATTGACCAGGTGCGACATCGTTCCTGTTGCCCCTCCAGATGAGGGATGTGGCTGGTCAAGTATGGGTCACTAGTGGCAGCTTTAGTGTAGTGATCCATCCTTCATGTACGGTTGTCTTTTTCCACCTCTATCCCTGGCCCACGTCCCTCTGGTACAGGTCAGTACCTACACAGTACTTAAGTGATATCCTCTGTTACAGACAATAATGGTCTGATTATATTTAGAGTATATACTTACATGCTTCACACAATTTGAATAATTTGTGTCCTACGGCAGCTCGCCCTCCCCCTGAACGAGTCCTTACACAGCTGCTGAAATTGAATTAACACCACcaatgatgacgtcactcctCCCCTTTATTAACTGCACCGTCCAGTCCCAGTCAGCAGCCCTCcttgcagcaggagaggagaagtgctTGAGACTAAGTTTGATGACTTATACCGTGGTTTGATTCTAAACTATTTCTTTTGGAATTCTACACTTGTTATTCTCTCTAGTGCTATAACAGATTCTAGCATTTATTGCTGAGACGGAGGTTTTTCATTTGCCTAGTTCATTAGGGGTGTTGTTTATTTCTATTGGGGTACCTTTGTCCCCTTGGGGACTAGAGGGAACGTGCCTGAGGAAGGTGTCTATCCCCATTTATTGCCCATTGTGCCCTCCTTTTTTTCCTATTTGCTCTCCACTCCTCATCCTGGGGTTTTTTCCCCTGTACTACCTATGTTTGCATTGTGTATTTTATATTATTGTTGTGTCACATCGCTCTGTGTATTTAACTTGTGTAGATACTAAACACTTTTTTTGATTTGGCATTTACCTACTCCTGAGATTTATTCtagtagtcagtgagtgctggaactattaCTACTTCTTTGTAATTATTTAGGAGGAATTGGGTCCTTCTCTTGTTCCTCTATTTTGCACCCTGCAATTTGCGTAAGATTATCAGCGATTTGAGTGCTGTTTATTATTATTCTCTCATTAAATCTACCAGTCATTTATTTCTAAATGAAAATAACTAAACTGAAAGCAAGCAGTGATGGTGCTGCATGAATACACATATGCAAGTTTATTTTAAATTTAAGGCAGGTGTTAAGTGTAACAACCGCTTTAAGATCTGTTCATTTTGATAAAATCGAACAGACAGGAAAATATGTCTGCAATGTCCAAAAGAAAGAGGAAAACTGGCATAATGCGAGTCATTATTGGCAATATTATCAACTTTAGAAAAGTTAAAATATCAAATAGAAATTCCTGAAATGCCGCAAATAAGAGATAATGTGTAAGGAATttgatttcattaaaaaaaaaaaaaaaaaaaaaaacacacacaaaaccacATTTTCCAGTTCTAAAACCtttattacaaaatgtaataATTTATAGTTGCACATTGAAACATTGATTTATTGCCCCAAAACAGAAACCAAGGCAAATATAATTACTATGTCATGAatgcctcaaaaaaaaaaaaaaaaaaaaaaaaaagccgataTGTTTCCCAGGTCAGTGAATTCATCGGCTTCAACGAGCATCGAATACAACCACTAGCGTTACACGTTAAGGAAAAAACTAAATGGTAAGAAAAACAAACAGATCACTTGCAACACACATCAAGCTCCTCCACTCTCCTCTCACTTCAGATGGCACATAGAAGACTGTTTCAGGGGTCCATGAGGAATGCCAATATTTTGAAGTGCTCTCCTGGTTATGCCCACCTAACAAACTAATTTGcacaatgaaaaaaatattagACAACATACACAGCGCCTTTGCACAATTGATGTTTGCCCAAAAACATAACCAACATTACATTACATAACAttacaaacataacattacacCTTGTAAAACAGACTGGTCCTAGTGCGCCTGATTATTTCAGTGAAGAAGCTGTAGCATTGCCAATTTGTTGGCTAATGGAAACTGAAATGAGAGATATGACTGAATGAAGAACCAGAGACGCCCCCTTTGTGAATGGGGTATTGTGACTAGCATTGTTAAAACGATTTTAAAAGCATTAAATGCTTATAACCAAAAAATACCAGCGACTGATCGTTTTGCATTTTTGGTTAAAACCGATACAAAAACagaaatgaagcatcatttcctaTTGAGTTCCACCTTGGGTTCAGCCCTGCCAGGAGACAAAAGCAACACAAGAAGAGTATAGAAACTAAAACAAAGTGCACGAATAAACACCTACATTGTTTCACCCCTTTGCCAACACTGATGAACAGATTTTttaatagaaaagaaaaaaataaaaaggaataaggacacacacacacacacacacacacacacacacacacacatcccctctatACACGTATGATCATAGGTCAGGGCATATCATGCGGTGCCAAAGGGATCAGTGAGAAGCGAGACTGAGAAGCCGCACGCTGGAGCCTGTCACATTACTCTCAGCAAAGCATTAAGGGACAATTGCACCAGTGATTGACAGATCACCGGcgggtctctctgtgcaggaagaAATAAATCGCACTCATGGGTTTAGGTTGCGAGCCACAGACAGTATTTTACTGATTATTACTGGGATGTGAGAACCAAATTTGACCTGCAACTCAGTTTTATTGGCCTAGAATTGGGAGTTGGCAAGTTGCTATTTAAGCACCCTGATACTACCCCTATGCTCCAGGAAATCTACACTCAAATCAATGCACAGCATATAGTTGAGTAATCTTCTTAATTTAACAATTTAGTAAGGTGTTCCAAGGACACCAAACCGGATAGGGTTTTATCTGGGTTACTTAGAtcattttgatttaaacaaaaaaaaataaaataaaaacacaaccaGTTGATAAAGGATACATCGTTTTGTTCTTTTCTTGTACATTATTCTGTAACCACATTCTCTGCATCTGATGGGATCTctggattttatttcattttcagtGTGGCATTCTAAAAGAGAAAGGAATTCTCATTTTACAACAGTCACATCTCACCTTTAATAAAGAAACCGaaaaggacatttgtttttttaacactagTATTGGCCAGTACcaactatacacacactattatataaaaaaaaataaaaaaatttaatccACAACACTGctagtaagaaaaaaaaaacagctcaTGTTCTCCCCAATAGCTAAATGACTTGTGGCAATAGAAGAAAAATGTTACTCCGCGCTGGTGCAGTCTTTAAATGTATTGCACTGTGTAATGTTAGCCCTCTTGTTGCCGTCTGCCAAAGGGACTCCACACCCCCTGAAATAGTGAGCTCCCATACAGGAGCTCACagacaagaaaaagaaaaggCAGAATAGGCGCACTAAGTAACTATTATGTTTATTTAAAACCATGAGGTATAACATATATTGTTAAAAACAGTTATAGGCAACACCATAGTTAAACAAACATAACACAATAAAGTGAAACCAATATATAGCAAAATAACTAAACTCACAATTGCCCTCAATACATACAAAGAGGGAAGCCGGAGAGCTCCGGTGGTCAGCTAAATGCAGTGATATACACGGGTCCGGACACGATCTATTCACTTACGCTGCGGGAACACCCTCACGGATGCCAACTTTGAATTCTGAAGATCCACGgagcagcctcacgtgacctctacgtgtttcgcaTGTTGCGCTTCGTCAGGAGGACTTGTGGCAATACATAATTATACCACTGCAATGCTCTAGAAAACTCTGTATGAGCCCACActttcaaaatacattttaaaaagaaagGCAAAATGGGCAGGATTTCTGCATATTTCCTATGATTGCAATGTTCAGTGTGTTAACGAGTGTGAAGATTTCCAGTGAGCTGCTCACTCAAAATATTAGGACATTACAAGTAGAGATATGTCACTAGATTTCACCAAGGTTTAcagggctttaaaaaaaaaaaaaattaaaaaaagaaaagaaaaaaaagaagggggggggggggggagagtaaaaATCAGTTAGATGCTGCAGGAATCAACAGGAAGATCCAGACCATGAAAGAGGGCTTTTAGAGATGAGAAAgccctatacaggcataccccgcattaacgtacgcaatgggaccggagcatgtatgtaaagcgaaaatgtacttaaagtgaagcactaccttttcccacttatcgatgcatgtgctgtactgcaatcgttatatacgtgcataactgatgtaaataacgcatttgtaacaggctctatagtctccccgcttgcgcacagcttcggtacaggtagggagccggtattgctgttcaggacgtgatgacaggcgcatgcgtgagctgccgtttgcctattgggcgatatgtacttactcgcgagtgtacttaaagtgagtgtccttaaaccggggtatgcctgtatagtagaTTACCCATCGAGTACCATTATGCTTCACGGGTATCTCACTACATCATCTATAGAGCAGTGTTTTTTGGCGGTATATAGATCAACGAGTACTTTACTAAATAGGTCCCCAACCTCCATAACCATATTTCAGGTTGGGATCAATGTAGCAAATGTTggcaaaatgaaaaaaatactTCCAAAATGTTTTCCCACAAAATCAAATGGAAATTGTGCATGGTTGAGAAAATGCTGCAAAaactttgcacatctctaattacAGGTTCCAAAATAGCACAACCACTGTACAGcacacataaaaaatacattaatgagAATGTGCATTCCACGTTTATCTTTTGTCTTGCAATTGTTATAAAAAGTAAAGCTGGGTGCCTAATCAAAACACTGATTGTGGTAAACAAGCacttgtttcttttttttccccctcacctccacAGATGTAGATCATCGGTTGCTGCTTCGCTGGTGGAGCATCCTTGGGTGGTTCCATGTTTTCTTATCTAAAAGAAAGCAGCCATTTATATTAACAAATCCCTTCTATTGTGACAAAAATCTGTTTATACAAAATTatgtagaaatagccgtgttagtactgaatactggagtactcatttactctgcactatttaTACATAGGAAGGCAGGTCCGCTGCTCTGCTAAAGCCACCCTCTTCATTGTTAACCCGTATAAAAAGAAATCACTATATTTTATTCCTATTTCGTGCACTTTATAACAGAACATTTATATTCTTTCCATACCTCACAACGCAAAATATATGGGCTTAATGACGGCAATCACAACACAGCATGCAGCACCCAGACATCAGCGCATGATGGTGACGACATCAAAGGGAGACAGCGCTGCGTCTCAGCCTACGTTGATACAGATAgaggtctcaggaagctctcggCGGCCATCTTTCATTTGGGCGCCTGAAGCACCCAGCGGCCATCTTTGACATGGGCTCTTGATGCACTGAATGGCCAATCATTCGTTTGAGCGCCACGCCCACATTCCCCAGTGCAGCAGCAATATGTGGGGTAGAAATCAGACAGGCAGGGATGGAAACGGAATCCAATAATAATAGACGTTGGCATCAGTATAGCAGTTCAGGGTGACTTTGTGGGGTTTCTCTATTTCAATTTCCCATTCTTTTGCTAATTTTAGGAGGGAAAAGCTTAAAAACGACTGCTTTATAAGGTCACATTGAATTGTAACATCCGAGAAACTCAAAAATTCAAATACAGCTTCCCAAAAGCGTGGTTTCTTAGCTGGTACTGTACCTATTTGTTTTCAGTCCTGTATTAAAACCAGCTATacctattatataaaaaaaaaaatacactttagcTTTAAATCACAAATACTTTTCACCTGTTACTTCCTTGCAATCGTTTCAGTATTTACTCATTTGAATAAAATGCTGCAAAATAACCCAATAAAATGGTGATTAGCAAATAGAGGCTGACGAAAGTCATGATGGGAACTTAACACATCTGCTGCAAATGGGAGTTAGCCATGTTTGCCTGCCCCCCCTTTAAATGTTGAGTAATTGATAATCTCCCGTTGGCTCTGTAGAGAAGATACCAGGTACATGGAAGACAAAGTCTGGTTTGTGGTTTTTAAAAAGCATGATCTCTGCTAATCTATAACACAATTTAATTGTgtatattatattttaatatgCTTAGTatgaatgcatatatatatatatatatatatatatatatatatatatatatatatatatatatatatatatatatatatatatatatatatatatatatatatatatatatatatatatatatatatatatttatatatattttaatgaaagTATAACAATAATGTGTTGGCCACTTCTATAAATTGGGTTTCAGAAGTGTGATTTCACCAAATTTAAATTGAACTCTGCATTGTGTAAAACTTTTGGATATTACCATCTTCCATTgaaatggcagccattttttgaatgctccagtatataaaaaaaagaatgcaAAGTCACTGTATGCAGAAGAATTCTTTGCATAAACATGTTTTTCAGGTGTTCTGGATTATACCTTTTTTTAAATGGTCTCTCTAGGACTCTTGTTCAGTTAATGATTTACAATGGAAACCATGCTGTGATGTCCATTTCTTAATTTGTATTTTGGATCCCTAGGTCTTTAAATACTGTTTTCTGAGCAATCCAATTTGCCTAACCCTGAAAGTAACTTTGACCATTTTTGTAAGTTACATCTGTATCGCAGTCCTTCTGTGTGTAGTAATACAGTAATAATTAAGTGTAGTCTTATGTATCCCAGCAGGACATGAGAATGAAATACTTCTTGTTTCTCCTTGGAAATATGTTTTACATTTTGATATACACCATATGTTCTCCAATTATAGAAATATATTATTGCTATAAGCACCTTTGCCAGCTTCTCTGAAACATGTTTAAACACTAACATTTTTGAAGCACTGCTTTGGTGTATTGTCTGATAACTACTTTTAGAATCATTGCATGCATTTTTTTTCCCtccattgttttgtttttctttaagaAATCATAGCCTTTCAGTTTAATTTGTTGAATTACATAACACATGACTGCGTATAAATTACATTATTGCTGCCGAGTGgaaccatttttttattttttctatattgaCAAGTGTTGGCTGCTATTTGTAAACATATAATTTCATTGAATAAATGCCTCTATTATGGAGTGACAATGTTAGAAATCACTTTGTTCTTTTTCTAGCAGGATTTGACCTTTTCAGCTAAATTATTTCAGAAATCCCACACATGGCAATAATACACCTCACTCCATAACAAGATGTTTCCCTCCCCTTTTCCTCAGGACACTGCAGCCACACCAGATTTTAGCCATGAATTACCAAGCACACGTGTTTTGTATTTCTTCTGTGTGATTAGCTGGTTATCTCTAAAATGTTGACTGCCTGAGGTATTACAAGAGCGGGTTGAGAAACACAGAAGTAGATATTTACAAATAAAAGCAAGTGAAGGGTGGTTGAATAATCTTGTGAATTTGTGCGTCCTTTATTACAAGTAGCCTTACGCCTGGCAGATATGAATACTTGAAACCACCAACAATTAGGGATAGGATAAAATGGCTGCCTGATATCCATGATTCAGGCTTGGAACAAATAGACTATTTTTAAATATGCTCCAAGGTAGCTAAATACAGAGAGagtttaggcctcgttcagggtgccagaggcaggagttggagggagggcggcagtctgctgggcgatgtgtgttcatccccagcagacgtttt encodes the following:
- the POLR2K gene encoding DNA-directed RNA polymerases I, II, and III subunit RPABC4; protein product: MEPPKDAPPAKQQPMIYICGECHTENEIKSRDPIRCRECGYRIMYKKRTKRLVVFDAR